Proteins from a genomic interval of Streptomyces sp. Tu6071:
- the hutI gene encoding imidazolonepropionase: protein MTSTLLTGIGSLVTNDPAHGGPLGLIEDAALVVDGGRIAWTGPASAAPDADARQDVGGRAVVPGFVDSHAHLVFAGDRTREFNARMSGQPYKAGGIRTTVAATRAASDADLEANLVRHLAEGLRQGTTTQETKSGYGLTVDDEARALALAARHTDEVTYLGAHIVAPEYADDPAAYVALVTGPMLDACAPHARWVDVFCEKGAFDGDQARAILTAGAARGLTPRVHANQLTYGPGVQLAVELGAASADHCTHLTDEDVAALAASDTVATLLPGAEFSTRAEWPDARRLLDAGATVALSTDCNPGSSYTSSMPFCLALAVRDMGMTPDEALWSATAGGAKALRRTDVGTLTAGARADLQILDAPSHVHFAYRPGVPLVEEVWRAGERVA from the coding sequence ATGACCAGCACCCTCCTCACCGGCATCGGCTCCCTCGTCACCAACGACCCCGCGCACGGCGGCCCGCTCGGCCTGATCGAGGACGCCGCGCTCGTCGTGGACGGCGGGCGGATCGCGTGGACCGGACCCGCGAGCGCCGCCCCCGACGCGGACGCGCGCCAGGACGTCGGCGGGCGCGCGGTCGTCCCCGGCTTCGTCGACTCGCACGCGCACCTCGTCTTCGCGGGCGACCGCACCCGCGAGTTCAACGCCCGCATGTCGGGTCAGCCCTACAAGGCGGGCGGCATCCGCACGACCGTCGCCGCGACGCGCGCGGCGAGCGACGCCGACCTGGAGGCGAACCTCGTCCGCCACCTCGCCGAGGGGCTGCGGCAGGGCACGACGACGCAGGAGACGAAGTCCGGGTACGGCCTGACGGTCGACGACGAGGCCCGCGCGCTCGCCCTCGCCGCCCGGCACACCGACGAGGTGACGTACCTGGGCGCGCACATCGTCGCTCCCGAGTACGCGGACGACCCGGCGGCGTACGTGGCCCTCGTGACGGGCCCGATGCTCGACGCCTGCGCGCCGCACGCCCGCTGGGTCGACGTCTTCTGCGAGAAAGGCGCCTTCGACGGCGACCAGGCCCGCGCGATCCTCACGGCGGGCGCGGCACGCGGCCTCACCCCGCGCGTCCACGCCAACCAGCTCACGTACGGCCCCGGCGTCCAACTGGCCGTGGAGCTGGGCGCGGCGAGCGCCGACCACTGCACGCACCTGACGGACGAGGACGTCGCCGCGCTCGCCGCCTCGGACACGGTCGCGACGCTGCTCCCCGGCGCGGAGTTCTCGACGCGCGCCGAGTGGCCCGACGCCCGCCGCCTGCTGGACGCGGGCGCGACGGTCGCCCTGTCGACGGACTGCAACCCCGGCTCCTCCTACACCTCCTCGATGCCCTTCTGCCTCGCCCTCGCGGTCCGCGACATGGGCATGACCCCCGACGAGGCCCTCTGGTCCGCGACGGCGGGCGGAGCGAAGGCGCTGCGTCGCACGGACGTGGGCACGCTGACGGCGGGCGCGCGGGCGGACCTCCAGATCCTCGACGCCCCGAGCCACGTCCACTTCGCCTACCGGCCGGGAGTCCCGCTGGTGGAGGAGGTGTGGCGGGCGGGGGAGCGGGTGGCCTGA
- a CDS encoding formimidoylglutamate deiminase: MPLTYWLEHAWLGARTASGLVLTAGADGRIASLTEGVPSPPPGAEILRGLTLPGLANAHSHAFHRALRAATQRARGTFWTWRETMYAVAARLTPDTYHRLARAVYAEMALGGITAVGEFHYVHHQPDGTPYADPNAMGEALTEAAREAGVRITLLDTAYLSSGFGAPPEPHQLRFGDGDADAWARRVDRLRGDSHTVVGAAIHSVRAVPADQLATVAAWAADRGAPLHVHLSEQPAENEACLAAHGVTPTRLLHEHGVLGPRTTGVHNTHLTDEDIRLIGSSGTGTCMCPTTERDLADGIGPAVALQEAGSPLSLGSDSHAVLDLFEEARALELDERLRTRARGHWTAAALLEAASPGGHAALGRPDAGRLVPGAPADFTTLALDTVRTAGHGPALGAETAVFAGSAADVRHTVVGGEHVVRDGRHTRVADPAALLAETIAALHTEGTDARA, encoded by the coding sequence TCACCGAAGGCGTCCCGAGCCCCCCGCCCGGCGCCGAGATCCTGCGCGGCCTCACCCTCCCGGGCCTCGCCAACGCGCACTCGCACGCCTTCCACCGCGCCCTGCGCGCCGCGACCCAGCGGGCGCGCGGCACCTTCTGGACCTGGCGCGAGACGATGTACGCGGTCGCCGCGCGCCTCACCCCCGACACCTACCACCGGCTCGCGCGCGCCGTGTACGCCGAGATGGCCCTCGGCGGCATCACGGCCGTGGGCGAGTTCCACTACGTGCACCACCAGCCGGACGGGACCCCGTACGCGGACCCCAACGCGATGGGCGAGGCGCTGACCGAGGCCGCGCGCGAGGCGGGCGTCCGCATCACGCTGCTCGACACCGCGTACCTCTCCTCCGGCTTCGGCGCCCCGCCCGAGCCCCACCAGCTCCGCTTCGGCGACGGCGACGCGGATGCCTGGGCCCGGCGCGTGGACCGGCTGCGCGGCGACTCCCACACCGTCGTCGGCGCGGCGATCCACTCCGTACGCGCCGTACCGGCCGATCAGCTCGCGACCGTCGCCGCGTGGGCGGCCGACCGCGGGGCGCCGCTGCACGTCCACCTCTCCGAGCAGCCCGCCGAGAACGAGGCGTGCCTCGCCGCGCACGGCGTGACACCGACCCGGCTGCTCCACGAACACGGGGTACTGGGCCCGCGCACCACCGGCGTCCACAACACCCACCTCACGGACGAGGACATCCGCCTCATCGGCTCCTCGGGCACCGGTACGTGCATGTGCCCGACCACCGAGCGCGACCTCGCGGACGGCATCGGCCCCGCCGTCGCGCTCCAGGAGGCGGGCAGCCCGCTCTCGCTCGGCAGCGACAGCCACGCCGTGCTCGACCTCTTCGAGGAGGCCCGCGCGCTGGAGCTGGACGAGCGCCTGCGCACCCGTGCGCGCGGCCACTGGACGGCCGCCGCCCTCCTCGAAGCGGCGAGCCCCGGCGGCCACGCCGCGCTCGGCCGCCCCGACGCGGGCCGCCTCGTGCCCGGCGCGCCCGCCGACTTCACGACCCTCGCCCTCGACACGGTCCGCACCGCCGGTCACGGCCCCGCGCTGGGCGCCGAGACCGCCGTCTTCGCGGGCAGCGCGGCGGACGTGCGCCACACGGTCGTCGGCGGCGAGCATGTCGTACGGGACGGACGGCACACCCGTGTCGCGGACCCGGCCGCCCTCCTCGCCGAGACCATCGCGGCCCTGCACACCGAAGGAACGGACGCGCGCGCATGA
- a CDS encoding ATP-binding protein yields the protein MSTTRPQLPDERPGEGGSGAPGGVSAPGGRQTRRLTLVGESGVVPMARDFARQALRAWGWLPAESADRKAAAEDVLLVVSELVTNACLHAEGPEELVLVMDGKTLRIEVADLGAGEPEPRRPHQAGRPGGHGMFIVQRLSVDWGVARAEGVPGKRVWAEVAAPA from the coding sequence ATGAGCACGACCCGGCCGCAACTGCCGGACGAGCGCCCCGGCGAGGGCGGTTCCGGCGCCCCCGGTGGCGTGTCCGCCCCCGGCGGCCGGCAGACCCGCAGGCTCACCCTCGTGGGCGAGAGCGGTGTCGTGCCGATGGCGCGTGACTTCGCCCGCCAGGCGCTGCGGGCGTGGGGATGGCTGCCCGCCGAAAGCGCGGACCGCAAGGCGGCGGCCGAGGACGTGCTCCTCGTCGTCTCCGAGCTGGTCACCAACGCGTGTCTTCACGCGGAGGGCCCGGAGGAACTCGTCCTCGTCATGGACGGCAAGACGCTGCGGATCGAGGTCGCGGACCTGGGGGCCGGGGAGCCGGAGCCGAGGCGACCGCATCAGGCGGGGCGGCCGGGGGGGCACGGGATGTTCATCGTGCAGAGGCTTTCCGTCGACTGGGGGGTGGCGCGGGCCGAAGGGGTGCCGGGGAAGCGGGTGTGGGCGGAGGTTGCCGCGCCTGCGTAG
- a CDS encoding RNA polymerase sigma factor SigF yields MEDIMSSQLDASRANPATSTIPAPRPSDAAKRDLALEPSAFRSPAAVPELADLPEIPPFDEVGPLDARALSKNLFERLEDLDEGTHAHSYVRHTLVELNLALVKFAASRFRSRSEPMEDIIQVGTIGLIKAIDRFELSRGVEFPTFAMPTIIGEIKRFFRDTSWSVRVPRRLQELRLDLAKAGDELAQRLDRAPTPSELAEKLGIEREEVIEGMAASNAYTASSLDAQPEEDDSESALADRLGYEDHSLEGIEYIESLKPMIARLPQRDRKILSLRFVANMTQSEIGEELGISQMHVSRLLSRTLVKLRKGLTLEE; encoded by the coding sequence ATGGAGGACATCATGTCATCCCAGCTCGACGCATCGCGGGCGAATCCGGCGACGTCGACCATCCCCGCTCCTCGTCCTTCGGACGCGGCGAAGCGGGACCTCGCCCTGGAACCCTCGGCCTTCCGGTCCCCCGCCGCCGTACCCGAACTGGCGGATCTCCCGGAGATCCCGCCTTTCGACGAGGTGGGGCCGCTGGACGCACGGGCCCTTTCCAAGAACCTTTTCGAACGACTCGAAGACCTCGACGAGGGCACGCATGCCCACTCCTATGTACGCCACACGCTCGTCGAGCTGAATCTCGCCCTGGTCAAGTTCGCCGCCTCGCGGTTCCGCTCCCGCAGCGAGCCGATGGAGGACATCATCCAGGTCGGCACGATCGGCCTGATCAAGGCGATCGACCGCTTCGAGCTCTCGCGCGGAGTGGAGTTCCCCACCTTCGCGATGCCGACGATCATCGGCGAGATCAAGCGTTTCTTCCGTGACACCTCGTGGTCGGTGCGGGTCCCGCGCCGCCTCCAGGAGCTGCGTCTCGACCTGGCGAAGGCCGGGGACGAGCTGGCACAGCGCCTGGACCGCGCCCCGACCCCCTCGGAGCTGGCCGAGAAGCTCGGCATCGAGCGCGAGGAGGTCATCGAGGGCATGGCGGCGTCGAACGCGTACACCGCCTCCTCGCTGGACGCGCAGCCCGAGGAGGACGACAGCGAGAGCGCGCTGGCCGACCGGCTCGGTTACGAGGACCACAGCCTGGAGGGAATCGAGTACATCGAGTCCCTGAAGCCGATGATCGCGCGGCTCCCGCAGCGGGACCGGAAGATCCTCTCGCTCCGCTTCGTCGCGAACATGACGCAGTCGGAGATCGGCGAGGAACTCGGCATCTCCCAGATGCACGTCTCGCGCCTCCTCTCGCGGACCCTCGTGAAGCTCCGCAAGGGGCTGACGCTGGAGGAATGA
- a CDS encoding STAS domain-containing protein produces the protein MDRGTVGSANRGRLRVEVREEGPWVVVALAGELDHHTAELLREPLDSKLDAGRDRIVLDCSELEFCDSTGLNVLLGARLRAEAAGGGIHLAAMQPVVSRVFEITGADAVFQVHSTLAEALSG, from the coding sequence ATGGACCGCGGGACGGTCGGCAGCGCGAACAGGGGACGGCTCCGCGTCGAGGTACGCGAAGAGGGCCCCTGGGTCGTGGTCGCGCTCGCCGGTGAACTGGATCACCACACCGCCGAATTGTTGCGTGAACCACTCGACAGCAAGCTCGACGCCGGTCGCGACCGGATCGTGCTGGACTGCTCCGAGCTGGAATTCTGCGATTCCACGGGCCTCAACGTGCTGCTGGGTGCCCGGCTGCGCGCCGAGGCGGCGGGCGGTGGCATTCACCTCGCGGCGATGCAGCCGGTGGTCTCGCGCGTCTTCGAGATCACGGGCGCCGACGCCGTCTTCCAGGTGCACTCCACCCTCGCCGAGGCGCTCAGCGGCTGA
- a CDS encoding response regulator transcription factor has product MTRVLLAEDDASISEPLARALRREGYEVEVREDGPAALEAGMQGAIDLVVLDLGLPGMDGLEVARRLRAEGLPVPILILTARADEVDTVVGLDAGADDYVTKPFRLAELLARVRALLRRGAGEAKEAPATHGVRIDVESHRAWMGDEELQLTAKEFDLLRVLVRDAGRVVTRDQLMREVWDTTWWSSTKTLDMHISWLRKKLGDDAANPRYIATVRGVGFRFEKS; this is encoded by the coding sequence ATGACCCGTGTACTGCTCGCCGAGGATGACGCGTCCATCTCAGAGCCGCTGGCCCGTGCCCTGCGGCGCGAGGGCTACGAGGTGGAGGTGCGCGAGGACGGGCCCGCCGCGCTGGAGGCCGGCATGCAGGGCGCCATCGACCTCGTCGTACTCGACCTCGGCCTGCCGGGCATGGACGGCCTGGAGGTGGCCCGCAGGCTCCGCGCCGAAGGGCTCCCCGTACCGATCCTGATCCTCACCGCGCGCGCCGACGAGGTCGACACCGTCGTGGGGCTCGACGCGGGCGCCGACGACTACGTCACCAAGCCCTTCCGCCTCGCCGAACTCCTCGCCCGCGTCCGGGCCCTCCTGCGGCGCGGCGCCGGTGAGGCCAAGGAGGCCCCCGCGACGCACGGCGTCCGCATCGACGTCGAATCGCACCGGGCGTGGATGGGCGACGAGGAACTCCAGCTCACCGCGAAGGAGTTCGACCTCCTGCGCGTGCTCGTCCGCGACGCGGGGCGCGTCGTCACGCGCGACCAGCTCATGCGGGAGGTCTGGGACACGACGTGGTGGTCCTCGACGAAGACGCTGGACATGCACATCTCGTGGCTGCGGAAGAAGCTCGGGGACGACGCGGCGAATCCGCGGTACATCGCGACGGTGCGGGGGGTGGGGTTCCGGTTCGAGAAGAGCTGA
- a CDS encoding peptide MFS transporter — protein MAPSLTKDATGSVTAGSEKTFFGHPRGLATLFMTEMWERFSFYGMRALLPLYLVSSSGLHMNAGTATAIYSVYLAMVYLLAMPGGWIADRWWGPRRTTAIAAGIIMCGHLLLAVPGQGVFFGGLALVAIGSGLLKSTISTMVGHLYQGPGDPRRDGGFTVFYMGINLGSFAAPLIIGTVGENVSWHLGFGLAAVGMALGLAQFLLGSRHLSPESSVVPKPQPREEKLATIRKGLLWALVAAVVYGVLVATGVYTLNWALVPINIAGLVIPVVVLARIRRDKELDRAERSKMSAYVWFFVAAALFWMIYDQGGSTLSLFGESRTTNSLLGFDFPTSWYQSVNPVFIMALAPVTAWIWLALNRRGKEPSTVTKFASGLFLVGVSFFVFLIPLLDTTADERVSPMWLVAIYFVQTVGELCLSPVGLSVTTKMSPAKYSSQMMGVWFLAVTAGDSVTSLVSLAGVNLDRSGVVAAQAALAALAGAAIFMYRRTVRTKMGEVH, from the coding sequence ATGGCGCCCAGCCTGACGAAGGACGCCACCGGCTCTGTCACCGCCGGTAGCGAAAAGACCTTCTTCGGCCACCCCCGCGGACTGGCCACTCTCTTCATGACCGAGATGTGGGAGCGTTTCAGCTTCTACGGCATGAGGGCCCTGCTGCCCCTCTACCTCGTCTCCTCCAGCGGCCTGCACATGAACGCGGGCACCGCCACGGCGATCTACTCCGTGTACCTCGCGATGGTCTACCTGCTCGCGATGCCGGGCGGCTGGATCGCCGACCGCTGGTGGGGCCCGCGCAGGACGACCGCGATCGCCGCGGGCATCATCATGTGCGGTCACCTGCTGCTCGCGGTGCCGGGGCAGGGTGTCTTCTTCGGCGGGCTCGCGCTCGTCGCGATCGGCTCGGGGCTGCTCAAGTCGACGATCTCGACGATGGTCGGGCACCTCTACCAGGGGCCCGGGGACCCGCGCCGCGACGGCGGCTTCACCGTCTTCTACATGGGCATCAACCTCGGCAGCTTCGCCGCGCCCCTCATCATCGGCACGGTCGGCGAGAACGTCTCGTGGCACCTGGGCTTCGGCCTCGCCGCGGTCGGCATGGCGCTCGGGCTGGCGCAGTTCCTGCTCGGCTCGCGGCACCTGAGCCCCGAGAGCAGCGTCGTGCCGAAGCCGCAGCCGCGCGAGGAGAAGCTCGCGACGATCCGCAAGGGCCTGCTGTGGGCGCTCGTCGCCGCCGTCGTGTACGGGGTGCTCGTCGCGACCGGTGTGTACACGCTCAACTGGGCGCTGGTCCCGATCAACATCGCGGGGCTCGTGATCCCGGTCGTGGTGCTCGCGCGGATCAGGCGGGACAAGGAGCTGGACCGCGCGGAGCGCTCGAAGATGTCCGCGTACGTCTGGTTCTTCGTCGCCGCCGCGCTCTTCTGGATGATCTACGACCAGGGCGGCTCGACGCTCTCGCTCTTCGGCGAGAGCCGGACGACGAACAGCCTCCTCGGCTTCGACTTCCCGACCTCCTGGTACCAGTCGGTGAACCCGGTCTTCATCATGGCGCTGGCCCCGGTGACGGCGTGGATCTGGCTGGCGCTGAACCGGCGCGGCAAGGAGCCGAGCACGGTCACGAAGTTCGCCTCGGGGCTCTTCCTCGTCGGCGTCTCGTTCTTCGTCTTCCTGATCCCGCTGCTGGACACCACGGCGGACGAGCGCGTGAGCCCGATGTGGCTCGTCGCGATCTACTTCGTGCAGACGGTCGGCGAGCTGTGCCTGTCCCCGGTGGGGCTCTCGGTGACGACGAAGATGTCCCCGGCCAAGTACAGCTCCCAGATGATGGGCGTCTGGTTCCTCGCCGTCACGGCGGGAGACAGCGTGACAAGCCTCGTGTCCCTCGCGGGCGTCAACCTCGACCGCTCAGGCGTCGTCGCCGCCCAGGCAGCCCTGGCAGCCCTCGCGGGAGCCGCGATCTTCATGTACCGCCGCACGGTGCGCACCAAGATGGGCGAGGTCCACTGA